The proteins below are encoded in one region of Parvicella tangerina:
- a CDS encoding cytochrome-c peroxidase, producing MKFLIPIIVFGLVITGCRKSQELPQPVYAPIPYEVDLPSHFPEMEQPADNPMTVQGVYLGRHLFWDDRLSGDNTMACADCHLPQYAFSDNNATSVGIDGVFGTRNSMVLQNLAWSNDFFWDGRAVTLEEQVLMPVEDPIEMHESWSHFMNEIRDDETYKTLFFEAFGVVAFDSTHAAKALAQFLRSMVSCNSKYDKILEGTATFTIQEQAGFDSFNALSGGDCFHCHGGSLTTDFSYKNNGLDAVPLDSGRGRVTGDPADYFTFKVPPLRNLEYSAPYMHDGRFATIDEVINHYSVGLEHTSPNISPLMEFSAQGGVQLDPQERAELKAFLMTFSDPDFINNPDFRNPW from the coding sequence TTGAAGTTTTTAATTCCAATAATAGTCTTTGGCCTGGTGATAACAGGATGTCGGAAATCGCAAGAGCTTCCGCAGCCTGTTTATGCGCCAATACCGTATGAAGTTGATCTTCCAAGTCATTTCCCTGAGATGGAACAGCCTGCCGATAATCCAATGACTGTTCAGGGGGTTTATTTAGGAAGACATTTGTTTTGGGATGATCGATTGAGCGGTGATAATACAATGGCTTGTGCAGATTGTCATTTGCCGCAATATGCGTTTAGCGATAATAACGCTACGAGTGTGGGTATTGACGGTGTTTTTGGTACAAGAAATTCAATGGTATTGCAAAACCTCGCTTGGTCAAATGATTTCTTTTGGGATGGAAGAGCCGTAACACTTGAGGAACAGGTGTTGATGCCAGTTGAAGACCCTATAGAAATGCACGAGTCCTGGAGTCATTTTATGAATGAAATTCGGGACGATGAGACGTATAAAACTCTTTTTTTTGAAGCTTTTGGTGTGGTCGCATTTGATTCTACTCATGCCGCAAAGGCGCTTGCACAATTCCTGAGATCAATGGTCTCTTGTAATTCGAAGTACGACAAGATTTTAGAAGGAACAGCCACCTTTACTATTCAGGAACAAGCTGGTTTTGATTCATTTAATGCGCTTTCTGGGGGAGATTGTTTTCACTGCCATGGAGGATCTTTAACAACTGATTTTAGCTATAAGAATAATGGCTTAGATGCCGTTCCGCTAGATTCTGGAAGAGGTCGCGTAACCGGTGATCCTGCTGATTATTTTACATTTAAAGTTCCTCCTTTAAGAAACCTGGAGTATTCTGCTCCCTATATGCATGATGGCCGTTTTGCCACGATTGATGAGGTGATTAATCATTATTCTGTTGGGCTCGAACATACGTCCCCAAATATTAGCCCCTTAATGGAATTCTCAGCACAAGGTGGAGTGCAGCTAGATCCTCAAGAAAGAGCTGAATTGAAGGCTTTTTTGATGACTTTTTCTGATCCTGACTTCATCAATAATCCAGATTTTAGAAACCCCTGGTAG
- a CDS encoding pyridoxine 5'-phosphate synthase — protein sequence MTQLSVNVNKIATLRNARGGNTPNLIQMALDAEKYGAQGITVHPRPDERHIRYSDVYELKEVLTTEFNIEGNPKEEKFIALVLKTQPHQVTLVPDATNQITSNHGWNTIEHKDFLIKMIDKFKEAGIRTSIFVDPDPKIIEGAKETGTDRIELYTESYAQNFATNKAMAIEPFVAAAKKANELEIGLNAGHDLSLENLRYFSQNIPGLLEVSIGHALVADALYFGWENTIRMYRNELT from the coding sequence ATGACTCAATTATCTGTAAACGTTAATAAAATTGCAACGCTTCGAAATGCGCGAGGCGGCAATACTCCCAACCTTATTCAAATGGCTCTTGATGCTGAAAAATATGGAGCTCAAGGAATTACAGTTCATCCAAGACCCGATGAAAGACATATTAGGTATTCGGATGTTTATGAATTAAAAGAGGTGCTCACTACAGAATTTAACATAGAAGGAAACCCAAAAGAGGAGAAATTCATAGCGCTTGTGTTAAAAACTCAACCACATCAAGTAACGCTAGTACCAGATGCTACTAATCAAATTACCTCTAACCACGGTTGGAACACTATTGAACATAAGGATTTCCTCATCAAAATGATCGACAAATTTAAGGAAGCCGGCATTCGCACTTCTATCTTTGTTGATCCCGACCCCAAGATAATAGAGGGAGCAAAAGAAACTGGAACTGATCGGATCGAATTATACACAGAGAGTTATGCGCAGAATTTTGCCACCAATAAAGCTATGGCAATTGAACCTTTTGTAGCTGCTGCAAAAAAGGCAAACGAACTTGAAATTGGACTTAATGCAGGGCACGATCTAAGTTTGGAAAACTTGCGCTATTTTAGTCAAAACATACCTGGGCTTTTAGAGGTCTCAATTGGGCATGCCTTAGTGGCTGACGCCCTTTACTTTGGTTGGGAAAATACAATCCGGATGTACCGAAATGAATTGACCTAG
- a CDS encoding response regulator transcription factor → MTDIKHKILVVDDEEDILTMLKYSLEKEGFEVRTTNNGKSCLSIAPEFNPDLIILDVMMPEMDGMETCVELRKIPEIEQTIICFLTARTEDYSQIAGYDSGADDYVTKPVKPRVLASKIKALLRRNEQTTSNTPEQNTTTASGIHIDREKYLVTVEGREYNLPKKEFELLSLLVSGNGAVFSRETILSQVWGNDIVVGDRTIDVHIRKLREKIGNDYIKTIKGVGYKFVDKR, encoded by the coding sequence ATGACAGACATAAAACATAAGATCCTGGTAGTTGATGACGAAGAAGATATCTTAACAATGCTAAAATACAGTCTTGAAAAAGAAGGCTTTGAAGTAAGAACTACGAACAACGGGAAATCTTGTCTGTCAATCGCCCCAGAGTTCAATCCAGACTTGATCATATTAGATGTCATGATGCCAGAAATGGATGGTATGGAAACTTGTGTCGAACTTAGAAAAATACCAGAAATTGAACAAACAATAATTTGTTTCCTTACAGCCAGAACGGAAGACTATTCGCAAATTGCTGGCTATGATAGCGGAGCAGATGATTACGTTACAAAACCTGTTAAACCTCGAGTTCTTGCGAGCAAAATAAAAGCCCTACTTCGAAGAAACGAGCAAACTACGAGTAATACCCCTGAGCAAAACACTACAACGGCATCTGGAATCCATATAGATCGAGAAAAGTATCTCGTTACTGTTGAAGGTCGGGAATACAATCTCCCTAAAAAGGAATTTGAATTATTATCCCTGCTAGTTTCAGGAAACGGAGCCGTCTTTAGTAGAGAAACGATATTAAGTCAAGTATGGGGCAATGACATCGTAGTAGGTGACAGAACGATTGATGTGCACATTAGGAAACTCCGCGAAAAAATTGGCAACGATTATATCAAAACCATTAAGGGAGTTGGGTATAAGTTCGTTGATAAAAGATAA
- a CDS encoding RluA family pseudouridine synthase encodes MSKLEVLYEDNHLIAVCKRATVLVQGDRTEDKPLVEIVKEYIKEKYKKPGDVFLGVIHRLDRPVGGVVVFARTSKALARMNALFQEKKIQKTYWAIVEQTLPTENGKLVHFLKKNQEKNRSRAYDKEVKGSKRSELDFKLLGRSKNYFYVEVYPKTGRHHQIRVQLSHIGCPIKGDIKYGGKRTNKDGSIHLFGRSIEFIHPVKKEPIKITATPPQSDPLWKELTNLSMG; translated from the coding sequence ATGAGTAAACTTGAGGTTCTATACGAAGACAATCACCTTATAGCAGTGTGCAAAAGAGCCACGGTACTGGTTCAAGGAGACAGAACAGAAGACAAGCCACTGGTAGAAATAGTAAAAGAGTACATCAAAGAAAAGTACAAAAAACCAGGTGACGTTTTTCTTGGAGTCATACATAGACTGGACAGACCAGTTGGTGGTGTTGTGGTTTTTGCTAGAACAAGCAAAGCGCTTGCAAGGATGAACGCTCTTTTTCAGGAAAAGAAGATACAAAAAACCTATTGGGCGATCGTTGAACAAACGCTCCCTACAGAAAATGGTAAACTCGTTCACTTTCTAAAAAAGAATCAAGAAAAAAACAGGTCAAGAGCCTACGACAAAGAGGTAAAAGGAAGTAAGCGATCGGAACTCGACTTTAAATTATTAGGAAGAAGTAAGAACTACTTTTACGTAGAGGTTTATCCAAAAACGGGAAGACATCATCAGATTAGAGTTCAATTGAGTCATATTGGATGTCCTATCAAAGGAGATATTAAATATGGGGGAAAGAGAACCAACAAAGACGGATCAATCCATCTTTTTGGAAGGTCTATAGAGTTTATTCATCCTGTAAAAAAGGAACCCATTAAAATCACGGCCACACCTCCTCAGTCAGATCCTCTTTGGAAGGAATTGACTAATTTGTCGATGGGCTAG
- a CDS encoding mechanosensitive ion channel family protein, with the protein MMDFLEKDFWSNSILDWSIALGAVLLCYIGAKLLLWVTNKFVKKYTEKTKTQLDDILIDMLEEPIAVAITIAGLFWAVSYLTIPDPAVRDFMNKFLTFLLVVDITWMVARTADALIRAYLVPMTEKSESSFDDQLLPIVQKGLKAVIWILGIILALDNMNVDIGAMIAGLGIGGLALALAAQDAVKNIFGGIMIFVDKPFKINDRIQIHGYDGIVEEVGLRSTRVRTLEGRLLTMPNSVFVDNEVINVTSEPTRKVVLSLGLTYDATPEDIEKALTLLNEISERNADIIEPETPKGFTTFGDFSLGITFIYYIQKEADILETQTKMHLDILKTFNENGLEFAFPTQTIYKKEL; encoded by the coding sequence ATGATGGATTTTTTAGAAAAGGACTTTTGGAGCAATAGCATCCTCGATTGGTCAATAGCTTTAGGAGCAGTTTTATTATGTTATATTGGTGCCAAGTTACTATTATGGGTAACCAATAAATTCGTAAAAAAATATACGGAGAAGACCAAGACACAGCTCGATGATATTTTGATCGACATGCTCGAAGAGCCAATTGCAGTGGCAATAACTATAGCCGGATTGTTTTGGGCGGTGAGTTACTTGACTATTCCAGATCCTGCTGTTCGGGACTTCATGAATAAATTTCTCACATTCTTACTGGTCGTTGATATTACCTGGATGGTAGCAAGGACAGCGGATGCTTTAATTCGTGCATATTTAGTTCCAATGACAGAAAAGTCTGAAAGTTCTTTTGATGACCAGTTGTTACCAATTGTACAGAAAGGGCTAAAAGCAGTCATTTGGATTCTAGGTATAATTCTAGCTCTAGATAACATGAATGTTGATATTGGAGCAATGATCGCTGGTCTAGGTATTGGTGGTTTGGCTTTAGCATTGGCTGCACAAGATGCGGTAAAGAATATTTTTGGAGGAATCATGATCTTTGTGGATAAACCTTTTAAAATCAACGACAGAATTCAGATCCATGGTTACGATGGAATTGTTGAAGAAGTTGGCCTAAGAAGCACACGGGTTAGAACGTTGGAAGGCAGACTGCTTACCATGCCAAACTCCGTATTTGTAGATAATGAAGTGATCAATGTTACTTCTGAGCCAACGAGAAAGGTTGTTCTAAGTCTTGGACTTACTTACGATGCGACTCCAGAAGACATTGAAAAAGCATTAACTCTTCTTAATGAGATATCAGAACGCAATGCTGACATCATAGAGCCTGAAACTCCTAAAGGGTTTACAACATTTGGAGACTTCTCATTAGGTATTACGTTTATTTATTACATCCAAAAAGAAGCTGACATTCTAGAAACGCAAACAAAGATGCATCTAGACATCTTAAAGACCTTCAACGAAAATGGTCTTGAATTTGCCTTCCCAACACAGACGATTTACAAAAAAGAACTGTGA
- the panB gene encoding 3-methyl-2-oxobutanoate hydroxymethyltransferase, translating into MSTHIEVKRVTTHILQEMKARGEKISMLTAYDYTMGRIVDQAGMDVILVGDSASNVMAGHETTVPITLDQMIYHAASVIRAIKRALVVVDLPFGAYQGDSKEALRSAIRIMKEAEAHSVKLEGGREIIESVNRILSAGIPVMGHLGLTPQSIYKFGTYTVRAKEEAEAKRLIEDAKMLEEAGVFAIVLEKVPAALATEVAKELTIPVIGIGAGGGVDGQVLVMHDMLGITQEFSPRFLRRYHNLYQEMLGAFENYIADVKSSDFPNEKEQY; encoded by the coding sequence ATGTCTACTCACATTGAAGTTAAAAGAGTTACCACCCACATACTACAGGAGATGAAAGCCAGAGGGGAAAAGATCTCCATGTTAACAGCTTATGATTACACCATGGGAAGGATTGTTGATCAAGCTGGTATGGATGTGATTTTAGTCGGTGACTCAGCTAGTAATGTAATGGCAGGACATGAAACAACGGTTCCTATAACATTGGATCAAATGATCTATCATGCCGCCAGTGTAATTCGCGCAATCAAAAGAGCTTTAGTTGTTGTTGACTTGCCTTTCGGTGCTTATCAGGGCGATAGTAAGGAAGCATTGAGATCCGCTATCCGTATTATGAAAGAGGCTGAAGCGCATAGTGTAAAACTTGAAGGAGGAAGAGAGATTATTGAATCCGTGAATCGAATTCTAAGCGCAGGGATTCCTGTTATGGGGCATCTCGGATTAACGCCTCAAAGTATCTATAAGTTCGGGACTTATACGGTTCGTGCGAAGGAAGAAGCCGAAGCTAAACGACTAATTGAGGATGCTAAAATGCTGGAAGAAGCTGGGGTGTTTGCCATCGTTCTGGAAAAAGTTCCTGCTGCGCTTGCCACAGAAGTAGCGAAGGAACTGACTATTCCTGTAATCGGAATTGGTGCTGGAGGCGGTGTTGATGGACAGGTATTGGTTATGCATGACATGCTTGGCATAACACAAGAGTTCTCGCCAAGGTTTTTGAGACGCTATCACAACCTCTATCAAGAGATGTTGGGTGCTTTTGAGAATTACATTGCAGATGTGAAGAGCAGCGATTTTCCAAACGAAAAAGAACAGTATTAA
- a CDS encoding alpha/beta hydrolase has translation MTRLFLIFPLLLLVQLEWGQMVERDFFVHDQRDTLWGTFCNTQETTDTTQTLVLIIAGSGPTDRNGNNPVMTNNSLKMLAHDLAKFGYPSIRYDKRGVGSSVSAYLPEKELTFDDNVYVATLFYDYATHKGYSNVVVAGHSEGSLIGILLSQQKNPAGFISLSGAGRPIQDVLKEQYQATAPIVRDSAYVIIDLLSEGKRIDTLSPWLYSVFRPSIQPYIISWMNYLPAKEIEHLECPALVIQGGNDLQVSLKDAELLGEELPEKHLVILDEMNHVLKKVSSDKSENKAAYNDPTLPLHPDLVFTIVSFLKELR, from the coding sequence GTGACCAGGTTATTCTTAATTTTTCCTTTACTGCTTCTGGTTCAATTAGAATGGGGGCAGATGGTTGAACGTGATTTTTTCGTTCACGATCAGCGAGACACTTTGTGGGGAACTTTTTGTAATACTCAGGAAACGACAGACACCACTCAAACGTTGGTTTTGATTATTGCGGGAAGTGGTCCAACAGATCGGAATGGAAACAATCCCGTCATGACTAACAACTCTCTAAAAATGCTCGCTCATGACCTTGCAAAATTCGGTTACCCGTCTATCAGGTACGATAAAAGAGGGGTAGGCAGTAGCGTTAGTGCGTATCTTCCTGAAAAAGAACTGACTTTTGACGATAATGTGTATGTCGCAACGCTTTTTTATGATTACGCCACACATAAAGGATATTCAAATGTGGTAGTTGCTGGCCATAGTGAAGGCTCTTTGATCGGAATTCTTCTATCTCAACAAAAGAATCCAGCGGGTTTTATTAGTCTGTCTGGAGCGGGTCGTCCAATTCAAGATGTCTTGAAAGAACAATATCAGGCAACCGCTCCGATCGTTAGAGACTCTGCTTATGTCATTATTGACCTTCTTTCGGAAGGAAAAAGAATTGACACGCTTTCTCCATGGCTTTACAGTGTCTTTCGTCCGTCCATACAACCCTATATAATTAGCTGGATGAACTACTTACCGGCAAAAGAAATTGAGCATTTAGAATGCCCTGCTCTTGTTATTCAAGGAGGTAATGACCTTCAAGTGAGTTTAAAGGATGCTGAATTACTTGGCGAAGAGCTCCCTGAAAAACACTTAGTAATTCTTGATGAAATGAACCATGTGCTCAAAAAAGTTAGTTCTGATAAAAGCGAAAATAAGGCTGCATATAATGATCCAACCTTACCATTACATCCAGACCTGGTTTTCACCATCGTATCCTTTCTAAAAGAACTTCGTTGA
- a CDS encoding Na/Pi cotransporter family protein: MDVLYTVLTVIGSLGFFIFGMKIMSEGIQKVAGEQLRTILSAATSNRVAGVFTGFLTTSIIQSSSATTVMVVSFVNAKLLSLRQAIGVIMGANIGTTMTAFLLMFFAFGKFSIADYSYPIMAFGVPMLFLSNQRIKSLGEFLIGFAILFLGLDALKHSMSFIKDNPEFLELIVKPLSEFGYLSVILFVLIGGLLTVVVQSSSAAMAITITLCGSGGLPLEYGAAIVLGENIGTTVTANLAAMIGNVHAKRAARAHLFFNIIGVIWMLFVFGLFVDMAQYIVDNTVFDGLTSLKPIDPTGKGGLNLAAEGAARVLEENTLKIRWSLAVFHLCFNIVNTLLLVWFVNKLESTVVRMVKVKAGSDEEYHLEFIGGGVMSTAELSIMQAQKELERFGGIVHRMNGFLQRMLDSTGKKERKKLGKKLEKYEDITDKIEMEIIEYLGKAAQLPMGKDVSKKMGAVLAVASDLESIGDIYFQLSKVLDKKASEKLWFSPAQRNSLHELLNKVNEAFDVMNKNIRSMFSGKYDVKSAYQVEHQINEIRNKIREWHFESLEKEEYNINSTVVYSNLYSGLEKVGDHVLNVTESLTGNVDAYEQMRPMATSPSTN, from the coding sequence ATGGATGTTTTATACACGGTTTTAACCGTTATTGGGTCGTTAGGGTTCTTCATTTTTGGAATGAAGATCATGAGTGAGGGAATTCAGAAAGTGGCAGGGGAGCAATTGAGGACGATCTTATCCGCTGCAACTTCGAATCGTGTTGCAGGGGTGTTTACAGGTTTTTTAACAACAAGTATCATCCAATCTTCGAGTGCTACCACGGTAATGGTGGTGAGTTTTGTGAATGCAAAACTGCTCTCGCTTCGTCAGGCAATCGGGGTGATTATGGGAGCAAACATCGGAACTACCATGACGGCCTTTCTGCTGATGTTCTTTGCTTTCGGGAAGTTTAGTATTGCGGATTACTCTTATCCCATCATGGCATTTGGTGTGCCAATGCTCTTCTTATCAAATCAAAGAATCAAATCACTCGGTGAATTTTTAATTGGCTTTGCTATTTTGTTTCTGGGGCTTGATGCATTGAAACATAGTATGTCTTTTATCAAGGATAATCCAGAGTTTCTAGAGTTGATTGTTAAACCATTAAGTGAGTTTGGTTACTTATCGGTCATCCTATTTGTGTTAATTGGAGGTTTACTTACCGTTGTGGTTCAGTCCAGCTCTGCAGCGATGGCTATTACGATTACGCTTTGTGGCTCGGGAGGTTTACCACTCGAGTATGGAGCGGCAATTGTTTTGGGTGAGAATATTGGAACTACGGTAACGGCTAATCTTGCTGCAATGATCGGTAATGTGCATGCTAAGCGCGCGGCAAGAGCACATTTGTTCTTCAATATCATTGGTGTTATTTGGATGCTATTTGTCTTTGGGCTTTTTGTTGATATGGCTCAGTATATTGTAGATAACACAGTGTTTGATGGGCTCACATCATTAAAGCCTATTGATCCTACAGGAAAAGGCGGGCTAAACCTTGCTGCTGAAGGAGCTGCAAGAGTGTTAGAAGAAAATACGCTAAAAATCAGATGGTCATTGGCTGTTTTCCATCTATGTTTTAACATTGTCAATACCTTGTTGCTAGTTTGGTTTGTGAATAAATTGGAGAGTACTGTCGTTCGTATGGTTAAGGTTAAAGCAGGTTCAGATGAGGAGTATCACTTAGAGTTTATCGGTGGTGGGGTAATGAGCACTGCAGAGCTATCCATAATGCAAGCGCAAAAAGAGTTGGAGAGATTTGGTGGTATTGTTCATAGGATGAATGGCTTCTTACAACGTATGTTGGATTCAACAGGTAAGAAAGAGCGCAAGAAATTAGGAAAGAAACTAGAGAAGTACGAAGATATCACTGACAAGATCGAAATGGAGATCATTGAATATTTGGGTAAAGCAGCTCAGTTGCCAATGGGTAAAGATGTATCCAAGAAGATGGGGGCTGTTCTTGCTGTAGCTTCTGATTTGGAGTCAATTGGAGATATTTACTTTCAGCTCTCTAAAGTGCTCGACAAAAAAGCTTCTGAAAAGTTGTGGTTCAGTCCGGCTCAAAGAAATAGCCTCCATGAGTTATTAAACAAAGTAAATGAAGCATTTGATGTGATGAATAAGAATATCAGGTCAATGTTTTCTGGAAAGTATGATGTTAAGTCAGCTTATCAAGTAGAACATCAAATCAATGAAATTAGGAATAAGATCAGAGAATGGCACTTCGAAAGTCTTGAAAAGGAAGAGTACAACATTAACTCAACGGTAGTATATAGTAACTTGTATAGTGGTTTAGAAAAGGTAGGAGATCATGTGTTGAATGTCACAGAGTCACTTACAGGTAATGTTGATGCTTATGAGCAAATGAGACCGATGGCTACTAGCCCATCGACAAATTAG
- a CDS encoding CBS domain-containing protein, which yields MIAASLITDTVPPILANESCEKVLIWMDEFKVAHLPVVKGTDYLGLVSDDMILDENDPEKKVGELNLIAHRSFVYAHQHVYEVMKLMSDLNITVIPVLDKQEKYLGLTTTQHIMSAITNMASIEQGGAVIVIAMNENDYSMAQLAQLIEGNDTKILSSYVTSSSDSTEIEVTLKLNKQEIGGVIQTLHRYEFNVKETYAGNKYEEDMQDRFDMLMKFLDM from the coding sequence ATGATAGCAGCATCACTAATAACAGACACGGTTCCGCCAATTTTGGCGAACGAATCTTGTGAGAAAGTGCTGATCTGGATGGATGAGTTCAAGGTGGCGCATCTGCCTGTTGTTAAAGGGACAGACTACTTAGGTTTGGTGTCAGATGACATGATACTTGATGAGAATGATCCAGAGAAAAAGGTGGGTGAATTGAACTTGATTGCTCATCGATCTTTTGTGTATGCTCATCAGCATGTGTATGAAGTGATGAAGTTGATGTCTGATCTCAATATTACGGTTATTCCGGTGTTGGATAAGCAAGAAAAATATTTAGGGTTGACGACTACTCAGCACATCATGTCGGCTATTACGAATATGGCGTCTATAGAACAAGGAGGTGCTGTAATTGTAATTGCAATGAACGAAAATGATTACAGTATGGCTCAACTCGCACAGTTGATTGAAGGTAACGACACCAAAATTCTTAGTTCATACGTAACGAGTAGCTCAGATAGTACAGAGATAGAAGTAACGTTGAAGTTGAACAAACAAGAAATAGGTGGGGTTATTCAAACATTACACCGCTATGAATTCAATGTAAAAGAGACTTATGCCGGGAACAAGTATGAAGAGGATATGCAAGACCGCTTCGATATGCTGATGAAGTTTCTGGATATGTAA
- a CDS encoding cytochrome-c peroxidase, with amino-acid sequence MKLAITIAVGFVMLVLSSCTQDVVLDDGGYVLDLPPHFPKMNIPADNPLTLEKIAFGKKLFEEKKLSSDNTLACISCHDPKHAFSDTVSFSIGVDGQVGERNSTPIFNIGYHPAFFRDGGALTLEMQVVAPIENPLEMNANIAEICQKLDADPEYHQLANDVFGTDFTPNVLSKSLASYLRTLISGNSRYDQYLLGDKSALTDLEKEGFEVYDGKGGCFKCHDGFDFTDYTYQNIGLYEEYQDPGRMKLTADSADMGLFMVPSLRNLSYTAPYMHDGSLETLEEVIELYDEGGKGHWNQDFRIFPLELTDHEKTALKAFLLTLNDEEFINNH; translated from the coding sequence ATGAAATTAGCCATAACAATAGCAGTGGGATTTGTTATGCTTGTTTTGTCGTCTTGCACGCAAGATGTTGTATTGGACGATGGGGGGTATGTTTTAGACCTGCCCCCTCATTTTCCAAAAATGAACATTCCAGCAGATAATCCATTAACACTTGAGAAAATAGCGTTCGGTAAGAAACTGTTTGAGGAGAAAAAGTTATCCAGTGATAACACGCTCGCTTGTATTTCTTGCCATGATCCAAAACATGCTTTTAGTGATACCGTGTCTTTCAGCATTGGAGTTGATGGTCAGGTAGGAGAAAGAAACTCTACTCCTATATTCAATATCGGTTATCATCCCGCTTTTTTTAGGGATGGGGGAGCATTGACACTTGAGATGCAGGTTGTAGCACCAATTGAGAATCCGCTTGAAATGAATGCGAATATTGCTGAAATCTGTCAAAAACTTGATGCAGATCCTGAGTATCATCAATTAGCAAATGATGTTTTTGGAACTGACTTTACACCTAATGTGTTGAGTAAAAGTTTAGCGTCATACCTCAGGACATTGATATCAGGGAACTCAAGATACGATCAATATCTATTGGGAGACAAAAGTGCGCTGACGGATCTCGAAAAAGAAGGTTTTGAAGTTTATGATGGAAAAGGGGGATGTTTTAAATGTCACGATGGGTTCGACTTCACGGATTATACCTATCAAAATATCGGACTTTATGAAGAATATCAAGACCCAGGTAGAATGAAATTAACGGCAGACTCAGCTGATATGGGCTTGTTCATGGTACCTTCGTTAAGAAACCTTAGTTATACCGCTCCATATATGCACGATGGAAGTCTTGAAACCTTGGAAGAAGTGATTGAGCTGTATGATGAAGGAGGAAAAGGACATTGGAATCAGGATTTTAGAATCTTTCCACTAGAGTTAACGGATCATGAAAAGACCGCTTTAAAAGCTTTTCTATTAACTTTGAATGACGAAGAATTTATCAATAACCATTAA
- a CDS encoding MbnP family protein: MKTINIKNIVLLSSAVLLVGTSCKKGCTDPNALNYDDSAKKMDNSCEYEEESEESDINLKFYHELDGQSFAFNQNFTDDFGNMCTFTRAEMYISNPVYWDDQGGEIASPAEYILISPDETTYPLGTLPQDTHVHTMDLTIGVDSVANAGDPAGYSADHALAYQTPSMHWNWNSGYIFMAIEGHVDTSGNGLYEAGEDFIMHVGMNSMRREVVGLMAHFNTVEGQTHNIELDINWAELVAGINLKTDNSSHTMDNMSLAAAVANNAPNAITIHP; the protein is encoded by the coding sequence ATGAAAACAATAAATATAAAAAATATCGTCTTGCTGAGCAGTGCGGTATTACTCGTTGGTACATCTTGTAAGAAAGGATGTACTGATCCAAATGCGCTAAATTACGATGACAGCGCGAAAAAAATGGATAACTCATGTGAGTATGAAGAGGAATCAGAAGAGTCTGATATAAACCTTAAGTTTTATCACGAATTGGATGGACAGTCCTTTGCATTTAATCAGAATTTTACAGATGATTTTGGCAACATGTGCACCTTTACAAGAGCTGAGATGTATATTTCTAACCCTGTTTATTGGGATGATCAAGGTGGTGAGATTGCTTCTCCTGCGGAGTATATTCTGATCTCGCCAGATGAAACAACTTATCCGCTAGGCACACTTCCTCAAGATACGCATGTGCATACCATGGACCTGACAATTGGCGTGGACTCAGTTGCGAATGCAGGAGATCCTGCGGGATACAGTGCGGATCATGCATTAGCTTATCAAACTCCATCAATGCATTGGAACTGGAATAGCGGTTATATCTTTATGGCTATTGAAGGACATGTTGACACTAGTGGAAACGGACTTTATGAGGCGGGTGAAGATTTTATCATGCATGTTGGTATGAACTCGATGAGAAGAGAGGTGGTTGGCTTGATGGCACATTTCAATACGGTTGAGGGGCAAACACACAATATTGAGCTTGACATCAATTGGGCTGAATTAGTTGCTGGAATTAACCTAAAAACTGACAACTCATCTCACACCATGGATAATATGTCTTTGGCAGCGGCAGTGGCAAACAATGCTCCGAATGCCATTACCATTCATCCGTAA